In Streptomyces sp. SID8374, one genomic interval encodes:
- a CDS encoding LuxR C-terminal-related transcriptional regulator, translated as MITTCGSALRSLARALPGRHADPVLMFVEGAAGEGKSHLLRELAELPGLPEPARLWWRCGAEDGPPEEDEHRREPTLWLVDDVHRADEDELRRLRRVLERLERGSAAVVTYRPEELAVPGLPLGGPPMTYPDRLVVLRNRLAPWDEERVRRAAAEALGESGCTAEAVARIHERTGGVPRVVVDLLAMARGQWPAFTGTAAEVDAAGVPTRLAELVLSRTDALSPEHRPVVWAAAVLDGPVAREELIAVSGLGAATGKDALLRALESAALAEPAEGRYGFAVPLAASAVRATVPGPVRQDLHRRTANVLSRRHPVDWAAVAEHHRAAGDGHRWLRAVEKAAEAAEASGRHQQAITLLERTLATPDIPPQARARLAPLLARNAVTGLRSDQTVEVLAQIVRDAALPPAVRGELRLDLGLMLCNQVGRFPEGWRVLETAAAELREVRSALAARAMAALVLPYQPGVSLDVHQGWLIKAMAAADDSGDEAMRTAVLANRVGLAMSWADPEAWELVEKLPVESTDPACVRQAARGLCNAADSAVWLGFYGRVDDLLAQGRELSARTGAPYTEHSALGTLLLQAWWTGRWLGLAKRCEDFIATTADMPFIASDAYVVRGLLAVAQGDWGEAKSWLFQRGTFETERLPVPLGAAAAGAVIRLALARQEVTAAAEQARSAWQVVAEKGVWPWAAELAPWAVEALVRAGDGSTARTMVRNFAQGLGRCDAPAARAALVWSRAVLAETEAPAGEPAGQRRGALLEAATLYGKASAAYAELPRPYSQALTTEGAARCVLAADTVGVPGPAPGTEAADTAVSPAQMSDDAAVASASVSDDAATTAPVSDAATTTTAQVSDAATTKALADLESCAQRFTDLGAVWDAARARALLRTRQPARKGRPPGRPSHADQLSPREEEVAQLAVSGLTNREIAATLHLSPRTVEQHIAGAMRKTGALSRRDLAHRPGPTP; from the coding sequence GTGATCACGACGTGTGGTTCCGCCCTGCGGTCCCTGGCGCGTGCGCTGCCCGGCCGACACGCCGATCCGGTGCTGATGTTCGTCGAGGGCGCCGCAGGCGAGGGTAAGAGCCACCTGCTCCGGGAGCTGGCCGAGCTGCCCGGGCTGCCGGAGCCGGCCCGCCTGTGGTGGCGGTGCGGCGCCGAGGACGGGCCGCCCGAGGAGGACGAGCACCGGCGGGAGCCCACCCTGTGGCTGGTGGACGACGTGCACCGGGCGGACGAGGACGAGTTGCGGCGGCTGCGCCGGGTGCTGGAGCGGCTGGAGCGGGGCTCGGCGGCCGTGGTGACGTACCGCCCCGAGGAGCTGGCGGTGCCCGGTCTGCCGCTGGGCGGCCCGCCGATGACGTATCCGGACCGGCTGGTGGTGCTCAGGAACCGGCTGGCGCCCTGGGACGAGGAACGTGTCCGCCGGGCCGCCGCCGAGGCGCTGGGCGAGAGCGGCTGTACGGCGGAGGCCGTGGCCAGGATCCATGAGCGCACCGGCGGAGTGCCCCGGGTGGTCGTCGACCTGCTCGCCATGGCGCGGGGGCAGTGGCCCGCCTTCACCGGCACGGCCGCCGAGGTGGACGCGGCCGGTGTGCCGACGCGGCTGGCGGAGCTGGTGCTGAGCCGTACGGACGCCCTGTCGCCGGAGCACCGGCCGGTGGTCTGGGCGGCCGCCGTCCTCGACGGGCCCGTCGCCCGTGAGGAGCTGATCGCGGTGTCGGGGCTCGGGGCCGCGACGGGGAAGGACGCGCTGCTGCGGGCCCTGGAGAGCGCGGCCCTGGCGGAGCCGGCCGAGGGCCGCTACGGCTTCGCCGTACCGCTGGCCGCCTCTGCCGTACGTGCCACCGTGCCCGGCCCCGTACGCCAGGATCTGCACCGGCGGACGGCGAACGTCCTCAGCCGCAGACACCCCGTGGACTGGGCCGCCGTGGCCGAGCACCACAGGGCGGCCGGGGACGGCCACCGATGGCTCAGAGCGGTGGAGAAGGCGGCCGAGGCGGCGGAGGCATCCGGCCGGCACCAGCAGGCGATCACGCTCCTGGAGCGGACGCTGGCCACGCCCGACATCCCCCCGCAGGCCCGGGCCCGGCTGGCACCGCTGCTGGCCCGCAACGCGGTGACCGGACTGCGCTCGGACCAGACCGTGGAAGTGCTCGCGCAGATCGTGCGGGACGCGGCCCTGCCACCGGCCGTACGAGGAGAGCTGCGCCTCGATCTCGGGCTGATGCTGTGCAACCAGGTGGGCCGGTTCCCCGAGGGGTGGCGGGTGCTGGAGACCGCCGCCGCCGAACTCCGCGAAGTCCGCTCCGCCCTGGCCGCACGCGCCATGGCGGCCCTGGTCCTCCCGTACCAGCCGGGCGTCTCCCTCGACGTCCACCAGGGCTGGCTGATCAAGGCCATGGCCGCCGCGGACGACAGCGGGGACGAGGCCATGCGTACGGCGGTCCTGGCCAACCGGGTGGGGCTCGCGATGAGCTGGGCCGACCCCGAGGCGTGGGAGCTGGTGGAGAAGCTGCCCGTGGAGAGCACGGACCCCGCCTGCGTCCGGCAGGCGGCGCGCGGTCTGTGCAACGCCGCGGACTCCGCGGTCTGGCTCGGGTTCTACGGGCGGGTGGACGACCTGCTGGCCCAGGGACGCGAGCTGTCCGCGCGGACCGGCGCGCCCTACACCGAACACAGCGCGCTGGGGACACTGCTGCTCCAGGCGTGGTGGACCGGCCGGTGGCTGGGCCTGGCCAAGCGGTGCGAGGACTTCATCGCCACCACCGCCGATATGCCGTTCATCGCCTCCGACGCCTATGTCGTACGCGGCCTGCTCGCCGTCGCCCAGGGGGACTGGGGCGAGGCGAAGTCCTGGCTGTTCCAACGGGGGACGTTCGAGACCGAGAGACTGCCCGTGCCCCTGGGAGCGGCGGCGGCCGGAGCCGTGATCCGCCTGGCCCTGGCCCGGCAGGAGGTGACGGCCGCGGCGGAACAGGCGCGGTCGGCCTGGCAGGTGGTGGCGGAGAAGGGCGTATGGCCGTGGGCCGCGGAGCTCGCGCCGTGGGCCGTGGAGGCGCTGGTGCGCGCGGGCGACGGCAGCACGGCCCGCACCATGGTCCGGAACTTCGCCCAGGGCCTCGGCCGCTGTGACGCGCCCGCCGCCAGGGCGGCGCTGGTGTGGAGCCGGGCCGTACTCGCCGAGACGGAAGCGCCGGCCGGGGAGCCGGCCGGGCAGCGGCGGGGCGCACTGCTGGAGGCCGCGACGCTGTACGGGAAGGCCTCGGCGGCCTACGCGGAGCTGCCGCGCCCCTACTCCCAGGCGCTGACCACGGAGGGTGCCGCGCGCTGCGTACTGGCGGCGGACACCGTGGGGGTGCCGGGCCCGGCCCCCGGAACGGAGGCGGCGGACACCGCCGTTTCACCGGCCCAGATGTCCGACGACGCCGCCGTTGCGTCGGCCTCGGTGTCCGACGACGCCGCCACGACGGCCCCTGTATCCGACGCCGCCACCACCACGACGGCCCAGGTGTCCGACGCCGCCACCACGAAGGCCCTCGCCGACCTGGAGTCCTGCGCCCAGCGTTTCACCGACCTGGGGGCCGTCTGGGACGCCGCCCGGGCCCGGGCCCTCCTGCGTACACGCCAGCCCGCCAGGAAGGGCCGCCCTCCCGGCCGCCCCTCGCACGCCGACCAGCTGTCACCCCGGGAGGAGGAGGTGGCGCAGCTCGCCGTCTCCGGCCTGACCAACCGGGAGATCGCCGCGACCCTGCACCTCTCCCCGCGGACCGTGGAGCAGCACATCGCCGGCGCGATGCGCAAGACGGGCGCGCTCTCCCGCCGCGACCTCGCTCACCGGCCGGGCCCGACCCCCTGA
- a CDS encoding YciI family protein, producing MKYMLLIHSGAVDEQGGAPQCTVEDWMAYDKDVRDAGILVSGESLADLVTATTVRVSPAGERTVTDGPFAETRELLGGFLVIDVPDLDAALDWAARCPGARDGGSVVVRPVADFGG from the coding sequence ATGAAGTACATGCTGCTGATCCACAGCGGGGCCGTCGACGAGCAGGGCGGGGCGCCGCAGTGCACCGTCGAGGACTGGATGGCCTACGACAAGGACGTACGCGACGCGGGGATCCTCGTCTCCGGGGAGTCGCTGGCCGATCTGGTGACCGCGACCACCGTGCGGGTCTCACCGGCCGGGGAGCGGACCGTGACGGACGGGCCGTTCGCGGAGACGCGGGAGCTGCTGGGCGGGTTCCTCGTCATCGACGTGCCCGATCTCGACGCCGCCCTCGACTGGGCCGCCCGCTGTCCCGGCGCGCGGGACGGCGGCTCGGTCGTGGTCCGGCCGGTCGCGGACTTCGGGGGCTGA
- a CDS encoding DUF6596 domain-containing protein — MVADEGAFSEQAGAAVEAVFREERGLLLASLVRRFGDLDLAEEVTSEAIEAALRHWPAEGVPGRPGAWLLTTARRKAVDRLRRDQAYAARLAVLRADAERDEAVAAPTGIGELPDDRLQLFFTCAHPALAAEDRTALTLRCLAGLTTPEVARAFLVPTATMAQRIVRAKRKIREARIPFRVPGPDELPERLPGVLQVVYSVFTEGYAASSGPRLQRLDLAEEAVRLARILHRLLPAEREAAGLLALLLLVHARRAARTGPEGEPVLLEEQDRGLWDRAMVEEGRALVVRALTGGPAGPYGVQAAIAALHDEAADVASTDWAQIVALYDVLLTLTPSPVVAVNRAVAVAMRDGPGEGLALLDALGGEPRLRAYGPYAVARGDLLSRLGRDGEAAAAYREALELAGTEPERAALRRKLGEGRPGG, encoded by the coding sequence GTGGTGGCGGACGAGGGGGCCTTCTCGGAACAGGCCGGGGCGGCGGTCGAAGCCGTGTTCCGGGAGGAGCGGGGGCTGCTGCTCGCCTCCCTCGTACGCCGGTTCGGGGATCTCGACCTGGCCGAGGAGGTGACGTCCGAGGCGATCGAGGCGGCCCTGCGCCACTGGCCGGCCGAGGGCGTTCCCGGCCGGCCCGGGGCGTGGCTGCTGACGACCGCGCGGCGCAAGGCGGTGGACCGGTTGCGGCGGGACCAGGCGTACGCGGCGCGGCTCGCCGTACTCCGGGCCGACGCGGAACGGGACGAGGCCGTCGCCGCGCCGACGGGGATCGGTGAACTGCCGGACGACCGCCTCCAGTTGTTCTTCACCTGCGCCCACCCCGCCCTCGCCGCCGAGGACCGGACCGCCCTCACCCTGCGCTGCCTCGCCGGGCTCACCACCCCCGAGGTGGCGCGGGCCTTCCTCGTGCCGACCGCGACCATGGCCCAGCGCATCGTGCGGGCGAAGAGGAAGATCCGCGAGGCCCGCATCCCGTTCCGGGTGCCGGGGCCCGACGAGCTGCCGGAGCGGCTGCCCGGGGTGCTCCAGGTCGTCTACTCGGTCTTCACCGAGGGGTACGCGGCCAGCTCGGGCCCCCGGCTCCAGCGGCTGGACCTGGCCGAGGAGGCGGTCCGACTCGCCCGGATACTGCACCGCCTGCTCCCCGCCGAGCGGGAGGCCGCCGGGCTCCTCGCGCTGCTGCTCCTCGTCCACGCCCGGCGCGCGGCGCGGACCGGCCCGGAGGGGGAGCCGGTGCTCCTGGAGGAGCAGGACCGGGGGCTTTGGGACCGGGCGATGGTCGAGGAGGGGCGGGCGCTGGTGGTGCGGGCGCTGACCGGAGGGCCGGCCGGGCCGTACGGGGTGCAGGCCGCCATCGCCGCCCTGCACGACGAGGCGGCGGACGTGGCGTCCACGGACTGGGCGCAGATCGTGGCCCTGTACGACGTGCTGCTCACCCTCACCCCGTCCCCCGTGGTCGCGGTGAACCGCGCCGTGGCGGTGGCGATGCGCGACGGGCCGGGGGAGGGACTGGCGCTTCTCGACGCGTTGGGCGGTGAGCCCCGGCTGCGGGCGTACGGGCCGTACGCGGTGGCGCGGGGCGATCTGCTGAGCCGCCTGGGGCGGGACGGGGAGGCGGCCGCGGCCTACCGGGAGGCGCTGGAGCTGGCGGGCACCGAGCCGGAGAGGGCCGCGCTGCGGCGGAAGCTGGGGGAGGGGCGGCCGGGCGGATGA
- a CDS encoding DUF5707 domain-containing protein, with product MSKRVVTISALAGVALLGGAGAYAFAGESGSNGSAGPEVTKASVAYVAPGKDKDGSLTFTARVADGSGVRNLKVLAWPASMAPAPDAGDMAHIESATCEPTGPSGDEAALCTYKVKVTTAEAAESPKGAWHVAVLASAKDGGKTFAPKAAGFTVKG from the coding sequence ATGTCCAAGCGCGTCGTCACCATCTCCGCCCTCGCCGGTGTCGCCCTGCTGGGAGGGGCCGGGGCCTACGCCTTCGCCGGGGAGAGCGGGAGCAACGGGAGCGCCGGCCCCGAGGTGACGAAGGCCTCCGTCGCGTATGTCGCACCGGGCAAGGACAAGGACGGCTCGCTCACCTTCACCGCACGGGTGGCCGACGGTTCCGGCGTCCGGAACCTCAAGGTCCTGGCCTGGCCCGCGAGCATGGCCCCCGCCCCGGACGCCGGGGACATGGCCCACATCGAGTCCGCCACCTGTGAGCCGACCGGCCCGTCGGGGGACGAGGCCGCGCTCTGCACGTACAAGGTGAAGGTCACGACCGCCGAGGCGGCCGAATCGCCGAAGGGCGCGTGGCACGTGGCGGTCCTGGCCTCCGCGAAGGACGGCGGCAAGACGTTCGCGCCGAAGGCGGCGGGGTTCACGGTCAAGGGCTGA
- a CDS encoding helix-turn-helix transcriptional regulator, with translation MARERSGRTAQHLVLVARLRNLREGAGLSVPQAAERLGWHPSTLRRLEQAQTSLDVGQVSALLERYGAGAAETDDIMGRLNAANMPGWWHPWRDAMDPWLMDLMSVESATSIVRTWDPALVPLLLRTPAYAMAVDAAMRPGLSPAVRRRRADLLVMRQQRLREQQARVWAVLPVTALRCRVGDDEVMREQLAALQEAADRPDVMVQLHTEDAPPHPLTGVPALSLYRVEIREIADHVVREGGLPGTAEVWDSGPPVQEYQAMLDVSCVMAVRPDRTREILQDEYDRERG, from the coding sequence GTGGCACGTGAAAGGTCGGGCCGGACAGCGCAGCACCTGGTCCTGGTGGCCCGTCTGCGGAACCTGCGCGAAGGGGCAGGCCTGTCCGTCCCCCAGGCCGCCGAGCGGCTCGGCTGGCACCCGTCGACGCTGAGGAGGCTGGAGCAGGCGCAGACCTCCCTGGACGTGGGGCAGGTGTCCGCCCTGCTGGAGCGGTACGGGGCGGGTGCGGCCGAGACCGACGACATCATGGGCCGGCTGAACGCCGCCAACATGCCCGGCTGGTGGCATCCGTGGCGCGATGCGATGGACCCCTGGCTCATGGACCTGATGAGCGTGGAGTCCGCCACGAGCATCGTGCGCACCTGGGACCCGGCGCTCGTACCGTTGCTGCTGCGGACCCCGGCCTACGCCATGGCCGTGGACGCCGCCATGAGGCCCGGGCTGAGCCCCGCGGTCCGGCGGCGGCGCGCCGATCTGCTGGTGATGCGTCAGCAACGGCTGCGTGAGCAGCAGGCGCGGGTGTGGGCGGTCCTGCCGGTCACCGCGCTGCGCTGCCGGGTCGGCGACGACGAGGTGATGCGCGAACAGCTCGCCGCGCTCCAGGAGGCCGCGGACCGGCCGGATGTGATGGTGCAGCTCCATACGGAGGACGCGCCGCCCCACCCGCTGACCGGGGTCCCGGCATTGAGCCTTTACCGCGTGGAGATCCGCGAGATCGCGGATCATGTGGTGCGCGAGGGCGGGCTGCCCGGAACGGCGGAGGTGTGGGACAGCGGCCCGCCCGTACAGGAATATCAGGCGATGCTGGACGTGTCGTGCGTGATGGCGGTGCGTCCGGACCGGACGAGGGAGATTCTGCAGGATGAGTACGACCGGGAACGGGGCTGA